A single genomic interval of Camelus bactrianus isolate YW-2024 breed Bactrian camel chromosome 15, ASM4877302v1, whole genome shotgun sequence harbors:
- the KCNG3 gene encoding voltage-gated potassium channel regulatory subunit KCNG3 isoform X3 — MTFGRSGAASVVLNVGGARYSLSRELLKDFPLRRVSRLHGCRSERDVLEVCDDYDRERNEYFFDRHSEAFGFILLYVRGHGKLRFAPRMCELSFYNEMIYWGLEGAHLEYCCQRRLDDRMSDTYTFYTAEEPGTLGRDEARSGGAEAAPSRRWLERMRRTFEEPTSSLAAQILASVSVVFVIVSMVVLCASTLPDWRAAAADNRSLDDRSRYSAGPGREPSGIIEAICIGWFTAECIVRFIVSKNK; from the coding sequence ATGACCTTCGGGCGCAGCGGGGCAGCCTCGGTGGTGCTGAACGTGGGCGGCGCCCGGTACTCGCTGTCCCGGGAGCTGCTGAAGGACTTCCCGCTGCGCCGCGTGAGCCGGCTGCACGGCTGCCGCTCCGAGCGCGACGTGCTCGAGGTGTGCGACGACTACGACCGCGAGCGCAACGAGTACTTCTTCGACCGGCACTCGGAGGCCTTCGGCTTCATCTTGCTCTACGTGCGCGGCCACGGAAAGCTGCGCTTCGCGCCGCGGATGTGCGAGCTCTCCTTCTATAACGAGATGATCTACTGGGGCCTGGAGGGCGCGCACCTGGAGTACTGTTGCCAGCGCCGCCTCGACGACCGTATGTCGGACACTTACACCTTCTACACCGCGGAGGAGCCCGGTACTCTGGGACGCGACGAGGCGCGATCCGGCGGTGCCGAGGCGGCCCCCTCCCGGCGCTGGCTGGAGCGCATGAGGCGAACCTTCGAGGAGCCCACGTCGTCGCTGGCCGCGCAGATCCTGGCCAGCGTGTCGGTGGTGTTTGTGATCGTGTCTATGGTGGTGCTGTGCGCCAGCACACTTCCCGACTGGCGCGCTGCGGCGGCCGACAACCGCAGCCTGGATGACCGGAGCAGGTACTCCGCCGGCCCTGGGAGGGAGCCCTCCGG